GTTGACCCCGATGACGGCGAAGACTATGGCGACGCCAGGAATCGACGCGATCCACCACGCCGACGCCAGGTAGTCACGGCCCTGTGCGATGTCGAGTCCCCACGAGAGGTTCGCCCCCGAGAAGCCGAGGTACGACAGCGAACTCTCCAGGAGGATGATGGCGGCGACCTGGATCGTTGCCAGCACCAGAATGGGGGTGATGCTGTTGGGGAGGATGTGACGGAACACGATGGAGCGGTCGCTCGCGCCGAGCGCGCGGGCGGCTTTTACGTACTCCTCGCTGCGGAGGCTGAGCGCCTCGCCGCGGGCGACGCGGGCGAACCACACCCAGTTCACCAGCGCGACGACGAGGACGACGGTCCCCGGCAACACGATGTTCGGCGGCATCTCGGGGGCGAGTCCGACGGCGACGAACGGGTCGGGTATCCGCATCGTCACTCCGCCGAACAGGCCGATGAGCGCGATGGCGAGCACCAGTGACGGGAACGCTAACATGATGTCCGACATCCGCATCAGGCCGTCGTCGACGCGGCCGCCGTAGTAGCCGGCGGCGAGACCGACGGTGACGCCGATGAGCACCGCCAACAGCGTGCCGAACAGGCCGACGAGCAGCGACGTGCGCGCGCCGTAGATAGTCCGCGAGAGCATGTCGCGGCCGAGCGCGTCGGTACCGAGCGGGTGAGCCATCGTCGCGTTCACCGTTACCTCCTCTTCGACGACCTGGATGCTGCCGTTGACCATCTCCGAGCGCGTCTCGTTTTCGGTCGTGCTGAACCCAAGCGGCGGCACTTGCGAGTTGGCCAAGTCCTGTTGATACGGGTCGTAGGGCGCGATGAACGGCGCAAACATCGCCACGAAGATGATGGCTAGGACGAGCACGATACCGATTTTGGCAAGCATGCTGCTGCGGAGTTCGCGGCGGAGGTTCCGCCATGTGCGTGGAGCGACCATCAGTCGTACACCACCTGTGGGTTGACGTACGCGTACAGCGCGTCGACGACGATGTTCACGAGGACGAAGCTCGACCCGATGACGATGAGACAGCCCTGGATGAGCGGCCAGTCGCGAGTGTTGATGCTGTTGATGACGAGTGTCCCGAGTCCGGGCCACGCGAACACCGCTTCGGTGATGACCGCGCCGCCGATGAGCGTCCCCAGCTGGAGACCGAGGACGGTGATGACCGGGATGAGCGTGTTCCGGAGTGCGTGCTTGTAGCGCACGAGCGTCTCGGGGAGGCCCTTCGCTCGGGCGGCGTCAACGTAGCTCTTGCCGAGTTCGTCGAGCATCCCGCTCCGCGTGAGGCGCGTCACGAGCGCCGTGAAGTACGTTCCGAGCGTGATCGCCGGAAGCGTGATGTGCTGCAGCCAGAGGATGATTCCGGCAGAGTTACCGCTGAACAGGTACCCCATCGCCGGAGCGAACCCGATCGGTCGGCGACTCGTCGGCAAGAAGTTCAACTGCACCGCGAACACGAGGACGAGCATGATGCCGAGCCAGAAGTTCGGCGTGCTGATTCCCGTGAGCGAGAACGTCGTCGCGACGTAGTCGGCCGGTTCGTTTCGCCGCGTCGCGCTGACGACGCCGAGCGGGATCGAGATGACGATGGCGACGACCGTCGCGGCGACGGCAAGTTCGACTGTCGCCGGGACGCGAGCGAAGATGCGCGTCGCCGCCTCCGTCCCGGAGATGTACGAATAACCCATGTCACCGGCGAGCAAACCGGCGAGATAGTCGAGATACTGGACGTACAGCGGTTGGTTCAGTCCAAGTTCCTCGGCGATGCGTTGCCGAAGCTCCGGACTGGCGTCCAAGGGGGCGATGAAGTTGACGGGATCGCCCGGCGTGGAGAACCGCAAGAGAAACACCACCGTCACGACACCCCAGACGACGAATATTCCCTGTAGGCTCCGCTTGATTATGAATTGTGCAAATGACATGATTGGATCGAAAGAGGTCCGTGTAGCCGCTTACTGCGGCTGCGAAATCTCGTACGCTTTGATGGACTCGTCGCGGCGTGCCTGCCAGTCGATACGAGAGCTCGCGCCGTAGACGCTGTACTGTCGGTTGAGGAAGATCCACGGGGCCTCGTCGTGGGCCAATTGGTTCGCCTCCCGAAGCAGCTGTTCGCGCTGGTCGGCATCGGCCGTATTCCCCGCCTCGTTCACGAGGTTGTCGAACTCCTCGTTGCTCCAACTCGACAGCGCGCCGCCCGTCGTCAGTAGCGGGATGAGCGTCTGACTCGCGTCGAACGTCTCGTTACCCCAGCCGATGAGGTACCAGTGGGGCATGTCCTCGATGTTGCCGCTCGTGAGCTGTGCGGCGAGTTCACCGAAGTCGCGCTGGTTCACTTCCGCCTCGACGTTCGAGAGCTCGTTGATGTAGCCGACGACCGCCTGCGAGATCTCGAGGTCCTTCAGGTAGCGACCGACCGGCGTGTGCAGCTCGAGCGTCGCACCGGCGAAGCCGCTCTCTTCGACCAGCTGTTCGGCCTGTTCGACGTCATACGGGTACGGGTCGATGTCCGGGTTGTAGCCGGTGAACCCTTCGAGCGTCGGTTGGCCCGTCGCGTCCGAGAAGCCCGACAGCACTTCGGAGACGATGGTCTCGAGGTCGATGGCGTAGTTCATCGCTCGCCGGAACTTTCTGTTCGAGAACGGCTCGACGTCGTAGCGCATCCCGTTGTAAATGATACGCGTACTCGGGACGGCCTCGATGCGCGTGTTGTCGTTACTGTTGACGCGGCTGACCTCCTGTGGCGGCACGTTTTCGACTATG
This genomic stretch from Haloprofundus salilacus harbors:
- a CDS encoding ABC transporter permease translates to MVAPRTWRNLRRELRSSMLAKIGIVLVLAIIFVAMFAPFIAPYDPYQQDLANSQVPPLGFSTTENETRSEMVNGSIQVVEEEVTVNATMAHPLGTDALGRDMLSRTIYGARTSLLVGLFGTLLAVLIGVTVGLAAGYYGGRVDDGLMRMSDIMLAFPSLVLAIALIGLFGGVTMRIPDPFVAVGLAPEMPPNIVLPGTVVLVVALVNWVWFARVARGEALSLRSEEYVKAARALGASDRSIVFRHILPNSITPILVLATIQVAAIILLESSLSYLGFSGANLSWGLDIAQGRDYLASAWWIASIPGVAIVFAVIGVNLVGDWLRDALDPGIEGEGGV
- a CDS encoding ABC transporter permease, which codes for MSFAQFIIKRSLQGIFVVWGVVTVVFLLRFSTPGDPVNFIAPLDASPELRQRIAEELGLNQPLYVQYLDYLAGLLAGDMGYSYISGTEAATRIFARVPATVELAVAATVVAIVISIPLGVVSATRRNEPADYVATTFSLTGISTPNFWLGIMLVLVFAVQLNFLPTSRRPIGFAPAMGYLFSGNSAGIILWLQHITLPAITLGTYFTALVTRLTRSGMLDELGKSYVDAARAKGLPETLVRYKHALRNTLIPVITVLGLQLGTLIGGAVITEAVFAWPGLGTLVINSINTRDWPLIQGCLIVIGSSFVLVNIVVDALYAYVNPQVVYD